The bacterium genome includes a window with the following:
- the modA gene encoding molybdate ABC transporter substrate-binding protein translates to MNGSPGRLLVGLAVIVALAGGTSPAVSVRAAPASSITVFAAASLTEAFTVLGKVFEERVPLRVAFNFAGSQQLAQQIEQGAQADVFASADQRWMKYLQQRGLILGTPREFARNRLVIIIPRSNPGKIAQLQDLAAPGLKFVIEADAVPAGHYVREALAKLSRAPGFGPDFAQRVLKNVVSEEDNVKAVVAKVQLGEADAGAVYRTDVTQAVADKIAVIDIPGQYNVIASYPIAIVKGGNPGGTQFATLILSNLGQQLLWGYNFLPPVQR, encoded by the coding sequence ATGAACGGATCGCCTGGCCGGTTGCTGGTGGGACTGGCCGTCATCGTGGCCCTTGCCGGCGGGACGAGTCCCGCCGTCTCGGTGCGCGCCGCCCCCGCGTCGTCGATCACCGTCTTTGCGGCCGCGTCACTCACCGAAGCGTTCACCGTGCTTGGCAAGGTGTTCGAAGAACGGGTGCCGCTGCGCGTCGCGTTCAACTTCGCCGGCTCGCAGCAGCTGGCGCAGCAGATCGAGCAGGGCGCGCAGGCCGACGTCTTCGCCTCGGCCGACCAGCGGTGGATGAAGTACCTGCAGCAGCGCGGCCTCATCCTGGGCACGCCGCGAGAGTTCGCCAGAAACCGCCTCGTGATCATCATTCCGCGGTCCAATCCGGGCAAGATCGCCCAACTCCAGGACCTTGCCGCGCCGGGGCTCAAGTTTGTGATCGAGGCGGACGCGGTGCCGGCCGGCCATTACGTGCGCGAAGCGCTGGCCAAGCTCTCCCGCGCTCCTGGCTTTGGCCCAGACTTTGCCCAGCGCGTCTTGAAGAACGTCGTATCGGAAGAAGACAACGTCAAGGCCGTCGTCGCCAAGGTCCAGCTCGGTGAAGCGGACGCGGGGGCGGTGTACCGAACCGACGTCACCCAGGCGGTCGCAGACAAGATCGCGGTCATCGATATCCCCGGTCAGTACAACGTCATCGCGAGCTACCCTATCGCGATCGTGAAAGGCGGGAATCCCGGCGGGACACAGTTTGCGACCCTGATCCTCTCGAACCTGGGACAGCAGCTCCTCTGGGGATACAACTTCCTTCCCCCGGTCCAGCGCTAA
- a CDS encoding TOBE domain-containing protein: MGEYLTADEAASLLRLHVKRVQALARAGKLPGRRVGRKWLFPRAELASRLQRETPWREETEVEISARNQLRGRVTAIGLGGIMAEVRVQIGTQELVSVITRASIDRLGIKIGDDVMAIIKSTEVMIGKP, encoded by the coding sequence ATGGGGGAATACCTGACGGCAGACGAGGCGGCTTCTCTGCTGCGGCTTCATGTCAAACGCGTGCAGGCGCTTGCGAGGGCAGGGAAGCTGCCGGGGAGGCGAGTGGGACGGAAGTGGCTGTTTCCCCGGGCGGAACTCGCGAGCAGGTTACAGCGCGAGACCCCATGGCGAGAGGAGACCGAGGTGGAGATCAGCGCACGCAACCAGTTACGAGGACGGGTCACCGCGATCGGCCTCGGAGGAATCATGGCAGAGGTTCGCGTTCAAATCGGCACCCAGGAACTGGTCTCGGTCATTACCCGCGCCTCGATTGACCGATTGGGTATCAAGATCGGCGACGACGTGATGGCGATTATCAAATCCACCGAGGTCATGATCGGCAAGCCGTGA